A section of the Canis lupus baileyi chromosome 5, mCanLup2.hap1, whole genome shotgun sequence genome encodes:
- the LOC140632870 gene encoding large ribosomal subunit protein eL21-like yields MTNIKGKRRGTRYMFSRPFRKHGVVPLATYMRIYKKGDIVDIKGMGTVQKGMPHKCYHGKTGRVYNVTQHAIGIVVNKQVKGKILAKRINVHIEHIKHSKSQDSFLKRVKENDQKKKEAKEKGTWVQLKHQPAPPREAHFVRTNGKEPELLEPIPYEFMA; encoded by the coding sequence ATGACCAAcataaagggaaagaggagaggtacccgttatatgttctctaggccttttagaaagcATGGAGTTGTTCCTTTGGCCACATACATGCGAATCTATAAGAAGGGTGATATTGTGGACATCAAGGGAATGGGCACTGTTCAAAAAGGAATGCCCCACAAATGTTACCATGGCAAAACTGGAAGAGTCTACAATGTTACTCAGCATGCTATTGGCATTGTAGTAAACAAACAAGTTAAGGGCAAGATTCTTGCCAAGAGAATTAATGTCCACATTGAGCATATTAAACACTCAAAGAGCCAAGATAGCTTCCTGAAGcgtgtgaaggaaaatgatcagaaaaagaaggaagccaaagagaaaggtactTGGGTCCAACTGAAGCAccagcctgccccacccagagaagcacactttgtgagaaccaatggaaaggagcctgaactgctggaacccattccctatgaattcatggcatga